The Clostridium bornimense genome includes a region encoding these proteins:
- a CDS encoding sensor histidine kinase, translating into MKKSITAFIILISIGIIILTGVSWTSTEYTIYSILFMLLIDCIHLIKNIIKINYKIITLIELVLIVFSMFIGHTYTALLFTILLFDLFEDNLKLYTNVAISIFTLYLTSLEYISIKELIIISIIIIITNLYLYEIKDKLNEEEKYKRLNKYSSNSKIVMEKKIDELEKYLDQSNIITVLKERNFIAQKLHDHLGHRITSSIMQLEVTKEMIGNNDEIAKKSLVTAMDNLREGMEEIRDFLRQVKPGQSVIGIENIKELVLKFQYVTGIETAFLCDGDTSTIKLMELRIIEDNIKEALTNAAKYSNATKITVSILVFNMFYRVEIRDNGRGVEKLSKGLGLRGIEERLEEINGRVEYYNDNGFVVNMIINKGRKK; encoded by the coding sequence ATGAAAAAGTCAATAACTGCATTTATAATTCTAATATCAATTGGAATTATTATATTAACAGGAGTGTCGTGGACAAGCACTGAATATACTATTTATTCAATATTATTTATGCTTTTAATAGATTGTATTCATCTTATCAAAAATATAATTAAAATAAATTATAAAATAATAACACTAATAGAGCTTGTGCTGATTGTTTTTAGTATGTTTATTGGACATACATATACAGCTTTATTGTTCACTATACTATTATTTGATTTATTTGAAGATAATCTTAAATTATATACAAATGTAGCCATATCAATTTTTACATTGTATCTTACTAGTTTAGAGTATATTAGTATTAAAGAGTTAATAATTATAAGCATAATTATAATTATTACTAATTTATATTTATATGAAATTAAGGATAAATTAAATGAGGAAGAAAAGTATAAGAGATTAAATAAATACAGTAGTAACAGTAAAATAGTTATGGAAAAAAAGATTGATGAGTTAGAGAAATACTTAGATCAAAGTAATATTATTACAGTATTAAAGGAACGTAATTTTATAGCGCAGAAACTTCATGATCACTTAGGTCATAGAATAACAAGTTCTATTATGCAGTTAGAAGTCACTAAAGAAATGATAGGAAACAATGATGAAATAGCAAAAAAATCTTTAGTTACAGCAATGGATAATTTAAGGGAAGGGATGGAAGAAATACGAGATTTTTTAAGACAAGTTAAGCCAGGTCAATCAGTTATAGGAATTGAGAATATAAAGGAACTTGTATTAAAATTTCAATATGTTACTGGAATAGAAACAGCATTTTTATGTGATGGAGATACTTCAACTATTAAATTAATGGAGCTTAGAATTATAGAAGATAACATTAAAGAAGCATTAACTAATGCAGCTAAGTATTCTAATGCAACAAAAATTACTGTATCCATATTAGTATTTAATATGTTTTATAGAGTTGAAATAAGAGATAATGGCAGAGGTGTAGAAAAGTTATCTAAGGGGTTAGGGTTAAGAGGAATAGAAGAACGATTAGAAGAAATAAACGGTAGAGTTGAATATTATAATGATAATGGATTTGTAGTAAATATGATTATAAATAAGGGGAGAAAAAAATGA
- a CDS encoding response regulator transcription factor has protein sequence MSIKVLICDDDSLIRESLKVLLPLKGDIEIVAVAEDGEEAVSICATEEIDVALLDIRMPKMSGVEAVKEIASKTDTKCLILTTFDEEDYINEAMEYGAKGYILKNSTPDQIVQSITSVYNNTIVMNENVLNKFQGNKGGPQFTKYDFTEREKDIIIAISEGLSNKEISKKLFISEGTIRNYITMILDKTDLEHRTAIAVNYLKGNL, from the coding sequence ATGAGCATTAAAGTATTGATTTGTGATGATGATAGCTTAATAAGAGAAAGTTTAAAAGTACTGTTACCGTTAAAAGGCGATATTGAAATTGTAGCTGTTGCTGAAGATGGAGAAGAAGCTGTAAGCATTTGCGCTACAGAAGAAATAGATGTAGCACTTTTAGATATAAGAATGCCTAAGATGTCAGGTGTTGAAGCAGTAAAGGAAATCGCAAGTAAAACAGATACAAAATGTTTGATTTTGACTACCTTTGATGAAGAAGATTATATTAATGAAGCAATGGAGTATGGTGCTAAAGGGTATATTTTAAAAAATAGCACACCGGATCAAATAGTTCAAAGTATTACTTCTGTTTATAACAATACTATTGTGATGAATGAAAATGTGTTAAATAAATTTCAAGGTAACAAGGGTGGACCACAATTTACTAAATATGATTTTACGGAAAGAGAAAAAGATATTATTATTGCAATAAGTGAAGGCCTTAGCAATAAAGAGATAAGTAAAAAGTTATTTATCTCAGAAGGTACTATTAGAAATTATATAACTATGATATTAGATAAAACAGATTTAGAGCATAGAACAGCTATTGCAGTCAATTATCTAAAAGGAAATTTATAA
- a CDS encoding HAMP domain-containing sensor histidine kinase: protein MTKCSRKLKNTIKFKFILALIISIIVGNIISFLILLPYIDNKIEEVLTNRYEVIVSELKNAENYEEKLDSLIDTCEKLGYILTVNKNIDELNLTKFQKKKLSENNKFICLLSKKTRAKAVGKIQDTYITIELKHFSDLEFFAARLNKLILFINILICSIIISFVIRKMTKPIEKLADATNEISAGNFDINIDIKSNDEIGMLVEKFNSMAKELKNIEYMQTDFINNVSHEFKTPIAAIAGFATILKNTKLSEEERTEYLDIISDEASRLSELSSNILTLSKLDNIDNFKDNKKFFLDEQIRKTIILLEKQWTNKDISFNLNLPSISYYGKEEYLMQVWINLINNAIKFSKENSNIDICCYRNSEYAFVKIKDYGLGMDEETKKRAFHKFYQGDSSRKGEGYGLGLSICKRIIDLSKGEIHIDSELGRYTEILIRLPYE, encoded by the coding sequence ATGACTAAGTGTTCTAGAAAATTAAAAAATACAATAAAATTCAAATTTATATTAGCTTTAATTATATCTATTATAGTAGGAAATATAATATCATTTTTAATATTATTGCCTTATATAGATAACAAGATAGAAGAAGTATTAACTAATAGATATGAAGTAATTGTTTCTGAATTAAAAAATGCGGAAAATTATGAAGAGAAATTAGATAGCTTAATAGATACTTGTGAAAAATTGGGATATATTTTAACGGTAAATAAAAATATAGATGAATTAAATCTGACAAAATTTCAAAAAAAGAAGTTGAGTGAAAATAATAAATTTATATGTTTACTAAGTAAAAAAACTCGTGCAAAGGCAGTAGGAAAGATACAGGATACTTATATTACAATAGAATTAAAGCATTTTTCAGATTTGGAATTTTTCGCTGCTAGACTAAATAAATTGATACTATTTATTAATATATTAATCTGTTCAATTATAATAAGTTTTGTAATAAGAAAGATGACAAAGCCAATTGAAAAGTTAGCAGATGCTACAAATGAAATATCTGCAGGTAATTTTGATATAAATATTGATATTAAAAGTAATGATGAGATAGGTATGCTTGTAGAAAAATTTAATTCTATGGCTAAAGAATTAAAGAATATAGAATATATGCAAACGGATTTTATCAATAATGTATCTCATGAATTTAAGACGCCAATAGCAGCTATAGCTGGGTTTGCGACAATACTTAAAAATACAAAATTATCAGAAGAAGAAAGGACAGAATATTTAGATATTATATCTGATGAAGCTAGCAGATTATCAGAATTATCTTCTAATATACTAACACTTTCAAAACTTGACAATATAGATAACTTTAAAGATAATAAAAAGTTCTTTCTAGATGAACAAATTAGAAAAACCATTATATTGCTTGAGAAACAATGGACTAATAAAGATATATCATTCAATTTAAATCTACCAAGTATATCATATTACGGAAAAGAAGAGTATTTAATGCAGGTGTGGATAAACCTAATAAATAATGCTATAAAATTTTCAAAAGAAAATAGTAATATAGATATTTGTTGCTATAGAAACTCGGAGTATGCTTTTGTGAAAATAAAAGATTATGGCTTAGGAATGGATGAAGAAACTAAAAAGAGGGCATTCCATAAGTTTTATCAAGGAGATAGTTCTAGAAAAGGTGAAGGGTACGGATTAGGATTATCTATTTGTAAAAGAATAATTGATTTGTCAAAAGGAGAAATACATATAGATAGCGAGCTTGGAAGATATACTGAGATATTAATAAGGTTACCTTATGAATAG
- a CDS encoding GNAT family N-acetyltransferase has product MLTHMGTQVIETERLIMRRFKYSDDDAMLKYWVADEKIQSLYSEPTYNTKDEVRGLLDKYISSYENSDYYRWAIIDKVTKECIGQIAYFLVDSKNHFAEIEYCIGSAFQCKGLATEATKAVIKYGFERMNLHKVQICTKTINKPSQRVIEKCGFLYEGTLRDYFFMDNQYVGRMYYSLLRSEFKNNR; this is encoded by the coding sequence ATGTTGACACATATGGGAACACAGGTCATTGAAACTGAAAGATTGATTATGCGTCGTTTTAAATACAGTGATGATGATGCAATGTTGAAATATTGGGTTGCTGATGAAAAAATCCAATCACTTTACTCAGAACCAACATATAACACAAAAGATGAAGTAAGGGGGCTATTGGATAAATATATATCTTCCTATGAAAATAGTGACTATTATCGATGGGCAATTATTGATAAAGTAACAAAGGAATGTATTGGTCAAATTGCATATTTTCTTGTTGATAGTAAGAATCATTTTGCAGAAATTGAGTATTGCATTGGTTCTGCTTTTCAGTGCAAAGGGTTAGCAACAGAAGCTACAAAAGCAGTAATTAAATATGGATTTGAAAGAATGAATCTGCACAAGGTACAGATATGCACAAAGACAATAAATAAGCCTTCACAACGTGTTATCGAAAAATGTGGTTTCCTTTATGAAGGTACTTTACGAGATTATTTTTTTATGGATAATCAATATGTTGGTAGAATGTACTATTCTTTATTGAGGAGTGAATTTAAAAATAATAGATAA
- a CDS encoding helix-turn-helix domain-containing protein — protein MDTQKIGRFIAEARKKKNYTQAEFGEYLNVTDKAVSKWECGKCLPDSSLFEEISKVLEVSMNELLKGEYIEQENVEIESNKTINSLLYEIQKLKRNESLIGALCAISISFITAIYSAIWQPGRKAYEQFFSGFIEAISGCCLVLGIILIFYTWVKYSKKNSNKN, from the coding sequence ATGGATACGCAAAAAATTGGACGCTTCATAGCAGAGGCTAGAAAAAAGAAAAATTATACACAGGCAGAGTTTGGAGAATATCTAAATGTAACTGATAAAGCAGTTTCCAAATGGGAATGTGGAAAGTGTCTACCAGATAGTTCATTATTTGAAGAGATAAGTAAAGTGTTGGAGGTTTCAATGAATGAATTATTAAAGGGAGAATATATTGAACAAGAAAATGTAGAGATAGAAAGTAATAAAACTATAAACTCGTTACTTTATGAAATTCAAAAACTGAAAAGAAATGAATCATTGATAGGAGCTTTATGTGCCATATCAATATCATTTATTACAGCAATTTATTCTGCTATATGGCAACCGGGAAGAAAGGCTTATGAACAATTTTTTTCGGGATTTATTGAAGCTATAAGTGGTTGCTGTCTTGTTTTAGGAATAATTCTTATATTCTATACATGGGTAAAGTACTCAAAAAAAAATTCAAATAAAAACTAG
- a CDS encoding ABC transporter permease, producing MFLVMLKKELKMFFRSKGNVMMLFLFPIVLITTLSLSLNNIMSAEVEIFGENDKDSMVYYSVNEDSKYKDGFLMFTEEIEKEINIEFKEVDALDEVRANIDEKKAIAYVSLYENNFDIYTSKNGDTMKSKVFKSMLESLFNKYGAYETIAEFNPEALRSLVENTYDEYVVSEDVNGKRTVTAAEYYTFAELALIILNLAGVIGELVYKEKQLNTINRIKMSKASERTMIFSKIALGTIISILQTLLVYIYTTLILKVNWGENTLKFILLFVVFGLFSSMLGAIVGIACKTDTATGGILSGATFVICALGGSYSTRSMITTVPVLNKLMYLSPIYWINTATSTMICGLESNLYLIAIMIPIILSFLLLIFYSVVMKKKGGTIDV from the coding sequence ATGTTTCTCGTAATGCTAAAAAAGGAACTGAAAATGTTCTTTAGATCAAAAGGAAATGTAATGATGCTTTTTCTTTTTCCAATAGTATTAATAACTACTTTAAGTTTAAGTTTAAATAATATAATGAGTGCAGAAGTAGAGATATTTGGAGAAAATGACAAAGATTCAATGGTTTATTATTCAGTCAATGAGGATTCAAAATATAAAGATGGATTTTTAATGTTCACTGAAGAAATAGAAAAAGAAATTAATATAGAGTTTAAAGAAGTAGATGCTTTGGATGAAGTTAGAGCCAATATAGATGAAAAGAAAGCTATTGCTTATGTATCATTATATGAAAATAATTTTGATATATATACATCAAAAAATGGCGATACAATGAAGTCTAAAGTATTTAAAAGTATGCTAGAATCACTATTTAATAAGTATGGTGCTTATGAAACTATAGCAGAGTTTAACCCAGAAGCATTGAGAAGTTTAGTGGAAAATACTTATGATGAATATGTAGTTAGTGAAGATGTTAATGGTAAAAGAACAGTAACAGCAGCAGAATATTATACATTTGCAGAACTTGCATTAATTATTTTAAATTTAGCCGGTGTAATTGGTGAATTAGTTTATAAGGAAAAGCAATTAAATACTATTAATAGAATAAAAATGTCTAAGGCTAGTGAAAGAACTATGATATTTTCTAAGATAGCATTAGGAACAATAATTAGTATATTACAAACATTATTAGTTTATATTTATACAACTCTAATTCTGAAAGTTAATTGGGGAGAAAATACTTTGAAATTTATATTACTATTTGTTGTATTTGGTTTATTCTCATCAATGCTTGGAGCTATTGTAGGTATAGCTTGTAAGACAGATACTGCAACTGGTGGAATATTAAGTGGTGCCACTTTTGTAATTTGTGCTTTGGGAGGTTCTTATTCTACAAGATCAATGATTACTACAGTACCTGTACTGAATAAATTAATGTATTTAAGTCCTATTTATTGGATTAATACAGCTACAAGTACAATGATATGTGGATTAGAATCTAACTTATATTTAATAGCAATAATGATTCCAATTATATTGTCATTTTTATTATTAATTTTTTATAGTGTAGTTATGAAGAAGAAAGGTGGAACAATAGATGTTTAG
- a CDS encoding GNAT family N-acetyltransferase, giving the protein MIRRAKNTDISTVEEILFDAVIWMKSNGISNLWSLESVKWVALSREYKIDDFYIYFDKNKPVACMAITNKDLKYWPNVEENSSLYLHKLAVKKEARGNGISKEMIDFIKEKAYAEKINEIRLDCNVNGRKLCNLYEAQGFKYVESVSVGKDYNLALYVCYLK; this is encoded by the coding sequence ATGATTAGAAGGGCAAAAAATACAGATATTAGCACTGTTGAAGAGATATTGTTTGATGCAGTTATATGGATGAAATCTAATGGTATTTCAAATCTTTGGAGTTTAGAAAGTGTAAAATGGGTCGCTTTATCGAGAGAGTACAAAATTGATGATTTCTATATTTATTTTGATAAAAATAAACCTGTTGCATGTATGGCGATAACAAATAAAGATTTAAAGTATTGGCCCAATGTAGAAGAAAATTCATCTTTATATTTGCATAAGTTAGCAGTGAAAAAAGAAGCTAGAGGAAATGGAATTTCTAAAGAGATGATTGATTTTATAAAAGAAAAAGCATATGCAGAAAAAATTAATGAGATAAGACTTGATTGTAATGTAAATGGAAGAAAGTTATGTAACTTGTACGAAGCGCAAGGATTTAAATATGTAGAAAGTGTTTCAGTGGGTAAAGATTACAATTTGGCATTATATGTTTGTTATTTGAAATAA
- a CDS encoding ABC transporter ATP-binding protein: MKMLEIKKISKEYGDMIAVNDIDLEINKGEIFGILGPNGAGKSTLIGMICGLIKRTSGEIIYEEKETNTRRFKENIGIVPQDFALYWDLTAEENIEFFCSLYGFRGKDLKTRVNKVLDFVGLTDVRKKKASEFSGGMKRRLNIGCAIAHSPKLIIMDEPTVGIDPQSRNHILKSVLKLRDEGATIIYTSHYMQEVDDICDRIAIVDKGNVIAEGTSEELKNLIGDKRVLNITVKEKIDNFEDKLLEITGIEKVAYSENQYKISTIKNANLLTKIIETALSLGGEIVNVENLEPTLENVFLALTGKKLRD; encoded by the coding sequence ATGAAAATGCTTGAAATAAAAAAGATATCTAAAGAATATGGAGATATGATAGCTGTAAATGATATTGATTTAGAGATAAATAAAGGTGAAATTTTTGGAATATTAGGGCCAAATGGGGCAGGTAAAAGTACTTTAATTGGAATGATATGTGGATTAATAAAAAGAACTTCAGGAGAAATAATTTATGAAGAAAAAGAAACTAATACAAGAAGGTTTAAAGAAAATATAGGAATAGTACCTCAAGATTTTGCACTTTATTGGGATTTAACAGCAGAAGAAAACATTGAGTTTTTCTGTTCACTATATGGTTTTAGAGGGAAGGATTTAAAAACACGAGTTAATAAGGTTTTAGATTTTGTTGGGTTAACTGATGTAAGAAAGAAAAAGGCATCTGAATTTTCCGGTGGTATGAAGAGAAGGTTAAATATTGGTTGCGCTATAGCACATTCTCCAAAGCTTATTATTATGGACGAGCCAACCGTAGGGATTGATCCACAGTCAAGAAATCATATTTTAAAATCAGTCTTAAAGTTAAGAGATGAAGGGGCAACTATAATTTATACTTCTCACTATATGCAAGAGGTAGATGATATTTGTGATAGAATTGCAATCGTTGATAAGGGAAATGTAATTGCAGAAGGCACTAGTGAAGAGCTTAAAAATTTAATAGGAGATAAGAGGGTTTTAAATATAACTGTTAAAGAAAAAATAGATAATTTTGAGGACAAACTATTAGAAATAACCGGTATAGAAAAAGTCGCTTATAGTGAAAATCAATATAAGATATCAACTATAAAAAATGCCAATTTACTTACTAAAATAATAGAAACTGCATTAAGTTTAGGCGGGGAAATTGTTAATGTTGAGAATTTAGAACCAACATTAGAAAATGTATTCTTAGCATTAACAGGTAAAAAACTTAGAGACTAG